Proteins encoded by one window of Kribbella flavida DSM 17836:
- a CDS encoding LppM family (lipo)protein, translated as MKNRVRMALVIVACLVGLTGCVKLDADLKVNSNETVSGSMQIGVDKQLVQSSGQSLDAIRQQVEKQMKQTTTDGVTCKPYDDDKYLGSTCEFDNVPFSKMGGSTGEGVTFRKDGDRFVVSVKDADIGSQTPSGAQPVINFKVTMPGKIIEHDDGAQIDGRTATYDSLDKLSKVSLVSEAGSSFPVWAIILIVVLLLLAAGAVAFFLLRNRKKQQQFPGGGQYGQYPGQPQPGQWGPQGQQYGGPQGPGGPYGQPGPYGQPGPQYGPGGPGQGQPGPGQYPGQPQYPGQPQQGQPGPWGGGQQQPPQQGGWGQPPQQGQPPQQGGWGQPPQQGQPPHQGQPPQQGQPPQHGQPPQGGSGWGPPPQNDGRA; from the coding sequence ATGAAGAACCGCGTGCGCATGGCGCTCGTCATCGTGGCGTGCCTGGTCGGCCTGACCGGCTGCGTGAAGCTCGATGCCGACCTGAAGGTGAACTCGAACGAGACCGTCTCAGGCAGTATGCAGATCGGTGTCGACAAGCAGCTGGTGCAGTCGAGCGGCCAGTCGCTCGACGCCATCCGCCAGCAGGTCGAGAAGCAGATGAAGCAGACCACGACCGACGGCGTCACCTGCAAGCCGTACGACGACGACAAGTACCTCGGTTCGACCTGCGAGTTCGACAACGTGCCGTTCAGCAAGATGGGCGGGTCGACCGGCGAGGGGGTGACGTTCCGCAAGGACGGCGACCGGTTCGTGGTCAGCGTGAAGGACGCGGACATCGGCTCGCAGACGCCGTCCGGCGCGCAGCCGGTGATCAACTTCAAGGTCACCATGCCGGGCAAGATCATCGAGCACGACGACGGCGCGCAGATCGACGGCCGCACCGCGACGTACGACAGCCTGGACAAGCTGAGCAAGGTCTCCCTGGTCTCCGAGGCGGGCAGCTCGTTCCCGGTCTGGGCGATCATCCTCATCGTCGTGCTGCTGCTCCTGGCGGCCGGCGCGGTGGCGTTCTTCCTCCTGCGGAACCGCAAGAAGCAGCAGCAGTTCCCGGGCGGCGGCCAGTACGGCCAGTACCCCGGTCAGCCCCAGCCCGGCCAGTGGGGTCCGCAGGGGCAGCAGTACGGCGGTCCGCAGGGCCCAGGTGGCCCGTACGGTCAGCCTGGTCCGTATGGCCAGCCCGGTCCGCAGTACGGGCCTGGTGGTCCCGGCCAGGGGCAGCCTGGCCCCGGCCAGTACCCCGGCCAGCCGCAGTACCCGGGGCAGCCGCAGCAGGGACAGCCTGGTCCGTGGGGTGGCGGGCAGCAGCAGCCTCCGCAGCAGGGTGGATGGGGTCAGCCGCCGCAGCAGGGACAGCCCCCGCAGCAAGGTGGCTGGGGTCAGCCGCCCCAGCAGGGACAGCCTCCGCACCAGGGCCAGCCTCCGCAGCAAGGACAGCCCCCGCAGCACGGGCAGCCGCCGCAGGGCGGGTCCGGGTGGGGCCCACCGCCGCAGAACGACGGGCGGGCATGA